Proteins found in one Tumebacillus sp. BK434 genomic segment:
- a CDS encoding group 1 truncated hemoglobin, whose protein sequence is MQQTQSLYEKLGGQDAIAAVVDNFYDRMMKDDTVNDFFKNTDMEKQRRHQAQFISFALGGPNQYSGKSMEKAHEGMNLQMEHFMAVANHLSAALRDFNVSEEDIDAVVNHLLTLKDAVLGK, encoded by the coding sequence ATGCAACAAACCCAATCCCTTTACGAAAAGCTCGGCGGCCAAGACGCGATCGCTGCCGTTGTCGATAACTTCTATGACCGCATGATGAAAGACGACACCGTCAACGACTTCTTCAAGAACACCGACATGGAGAAACAGCGCCGCCACCAAGCCCAGTTCATCTCCTTCGCGCTTGGCGGTCCGAACCAATACTCCGGCAAAAGCATGGAGAAAGCGCACGAAGGCATGAACCTGCAGATGGAGCACTTCATGGCCGTCGCCAACCATCTGTCGGCCGCCCTGCGCGACTTTAACGTCTCCGAAGAGGACATCGACGCGGTGGTCAACCACCTGCTGACGCTGAAAGATGCCGTTCTTGGGAAGTAA
- a CDS encoding long-chain fatty acid--CoA ligase, with the protein MRNLPAMLHETVSSYHNRDALLWKEDGIWHRMTYSVFWQRIQSLAYGLQKLGIQAQSKVAILSNNRPDWTIADYAILTLGAISVPIYPTLTEAQIGYILDNGDVEIVFAETPELAEKVRSAATDKLRYIILFQPGPLANNTSVLAYRDVLETGYQLLEAQGQLDTWQEVEEQDIATICYTSGTTGNPKGVMLTHGNLITNIVETGKYIPITTGDTKLSHLPLSHIFERTCGQFTATLSGATIAYAEDISTVAANIVEVKPTLLMSVPRFYEKVYAGVMKTVQDSSGFKRWLFRTAIRSGVKHSQKPTLGTRLFRPLFDKLVYSKVRAKMGGNLRLLVSGGAALSPYIAEFFHAIGLSVSEGYGLTETSPVISTNPLDAIRIGTVGRPIPGLEIKTEEDGEILVKGPSIMTGYYKDPQATAEAFDEAGWFRTGDIGALQDGYLRIVERKKNILVLTTGKNVAPFPIESALSRSPYISQAILFGDRRKYVTALIVPDFPALSEWADRQSLPPGRHKMLQQQAVTELYSREIERTLQDFAPFEIPKKFSLLARDLTLEDGELTPSMKVRTHVLQNNYRAEIDSMYEESENSEEIEKKADNLASM; encoded by the coding sequence ATGCGCAATCTGCCCGCCATGCTTCATGAAACGGTATCCTCATACCACAACCGCGACGCTTTGCTCTGGAAAGAAGACGGCATCTGGCACCGCATGACGTACAGCGTGTTTTGGCAGCGCATCCAGTCGCTCGCATACGGCCTGCAAAAGCTCGGCATCCAAGCGCAAAGCAAAGTCGCCATCCTCTCCAACAACCGCCCGGACTGGACGATCGCCGACTACGCGATCCTGACGCTTGGCGCGATCTCGGTCCCGATCTACCCGACGCTGACCGAAGCGCAGATCGGCTACATCCTCGACAACGGCGACGTCGAGATCGTCTTCGCCGAAACGCCTGAGCTCGCCGAAAAAGTCCGCTCCGCCGCCACCGACAAACTGCGCTACATCATCCTCTTCCAGCCCGGTCCGCTCGCGAACAACACCAGCGTCCTCGCCTACCGCGACGTGCTGGAGACCGGCTATCAACTGCTGGAAGCCCAGGGACAGCTGGACACGTGGCAGGAAGTCGAGGAACAGGACATCGCCACGATCTGCTACACGTCAGGCACGACCGGCAACCCCAAAGGGGTGATGCTCACCCACGGCAATCTGATCACCAACATCGTGGAGACCGGCAAATACATCCCCATCACCACCGGCGACACCAAGCTTTCGCATCTGCCCCTGTCCCACATCTTCGAACGCACCTGCGGCCAGTTCACCGCCACGCTATCCGGCGCGACCATCGCCTACGCGGAAGACATCTCCACCGTTGCCGCGAACATCGTGGAAGTCAAACCGACCCTGCTCATGTCCGTCCCGCGCTTTTACGAAAAAGTCTATGCCGGCGTGATGAAAACTGTTCAGGACTCCTCCGGCTTCAAGCGCTGGCTGTTCCGCACCGCCATCCGGTCGGGCGTCAAGCATTCGCAAAAGCCAACGCTCGGCACCCGGCTGTTTCGCCCGCTGTTCGACAAGCTCGTCTACTCGAAAGTCCGCGCGAAGATGGGCGGCAACCTGCGCCTGCTCGTCTCCGGCGGTGCTGCCCTGTCCCCGTACATCGCCGAGTTCTTCCACGCGATCGGCCTGTCCGTCTCCGAAGGCTACGGACTGACCGAAACGTCGCCCGTCATCTCGACCAACCCGCTCGACGCGATCCGCATCGGCACCGTCGGACGGCCGATCCCCGGGCTTGAGATCAAGACGGAGGAAGACGGCGAAATTCTCGTCAAAGGGCCGAGCATCATGACCGGCTACTACAAGGACCCGCAGGCGACCGCAGAAGCGTTTGACGAAGCGGGCTGGTTCCGCACCGGGGACATCGGCGCGCTCCAAGACGGCTACCTGCGCATCGTTGAGCGCAAGAAAAACATCCTCGTCCTCACCACCGGCAAAAACGTCGCCCCGTTCCCGATCGAATCGGCGCTGTCCAGAAGCCCCTACATCTCGCAGGCGATCCTGTTCGGCGACCGCCGCAAATACGTGACGGCGCTGATCGTGCCCGATTTTCCCGCCTTGAGCGAGTGGGCCGACCGGCAGAGCCTGCCGCCCGGCAGACACAAGATGCTGCAGCAGCAGGCGGTGACCGAACTGTACAGCCGCGAGATCGAGCGAACGCTGCAAGACTTCGCCCCTTTTGAGATCCCGAAAAAATTCAGCTTGCTCGCCCGCGACCTGACCCTTGAAGACGGCGAGCTGACCCCTTCCATGAAAGTCCGCACCCACGTCCTGCAGAACAACTACCGCGCCGAGATCGACTCGATGTACGAAGAGAGCGAAAACAGCGAAGAGATCGAAAAAAAGGCTGACAACCTCGCCTCCATGTAG
- a CDS encoding MFS transporter encodes MLGYLRSIFALPPAVLLYLLSEMLFGVGIGMAVILNFHYLELGFTTATIGLSVACYTLTVAAVSYPAGMITDRFGSKFTMLFGSAFVVFGYVLIGYVDTPFELFLAQIVSGFGFSFVIACEFPYIMSLCEKKEDETTAYSLLVSAFTLALALGNILGTKLPALLPSGTTMYQSTVFLIAVAFAIMLIMRCFLPAKSKRVAEEESKRTKKVSWKVIPSKQVMIYVLFATTNGFIFQLLGPFENIILRERYVLSDDTIGYMLAVNSFLLFLASLFTPYLMKTSWRRIGLYSAYALMLICMLLMGFNVIVYAFYLFLLGKGFSGTLFNSFIDSSMMKATADDERGLHSGLRNLFRSAAGALSSTFAGYLLLGGDYNSIYFVTFLILVVQAMLYFFLVRHQLQKDLNEAF; translated from the coding sequence ATGCTCGGCTATTTGCGCTCGATCTTCGCTCTGCCGCCTGCCGTCCTTCTCTATCTGCTGTCCGAAATGCTGTTCGGCGTCGGAATCGGCATGGCGGTCATCTTAAACTTTCACTATCTCGAACTCGGATTCACCACCGCGACGATCGGCCTCTCGGTCGCCTGCTACACGCTGACCGTCGCTGCCGTCTCCTACCCGGCCGGGATGATCACCGACCGTTTTGGCTCCAAATTTACCATGCTGTTCGGCTCTGCGTTCGTCGTGTTCGGCTATGTGCTGATCGGCTATGTCGACACGCCGTTCGAGCTGTTTTTGGCGCAGATCGTATCCGGCTTCGGCTTCTCGTTCGTCATCGCCTGCGAGTTCCCCTACATCATGTCCTTGTGTGAGAAAAAAGAAGACGAGACGACTGCGTACAGCCTGCTCGTCTCCGCCTTCACGCTGGCGCTGGCGCTTGGCAACATCCTCGGCACCAAGCTGCCCGCCCTGCTCCCGTCAGGCACCACGATGTATCAGAGCACCGTCTTCTTGATCGCGGTCGCTTTTGCCATCATGCTCATCATGCGCTGCTTCCTGCCCGCGAAAAGCAAGCGGGTCGCCGAAGAAGAGTCGAAGCGAACGAAAAAAGTCAGCTGGAAAGTGATCCCGAGCAAGCAAGTGATGATCTATGTGCTGTTTGCCACCACCAACGGCTTCATCTTCCAATTGCTCGGACCGTTTGAAAACATCATTCTGCGCGAACGTTACGTCTTGAGCGATGACACGATCGGCTACATGCTGGCCGTCAACTCGTTCCTCCTGTTCCTCGCCTCGCTGTTCACGCCGTACCTGATGAAGACATCGTGGCGGCGCATCGGCTTGTACAGCGCCTACGCCCTGATGCTGATCTGCATGCTGCTGATGGGCTTCAACGTGATCGTCTACGCGTTCTACCTGTTCCTGCTCGGCAAAGGGTTCAGCGGCACGCTGTTCAACTCGTTTATCGACTCCTCGATGATGAAAGCGACAGCAGACGACGAGCGCGGCCTGCATTCCGGGCTGCGCAACCTGTTCCGCTCGGCGGCAGGCGCTTTGTCCTCGACGTTCGCCGGCTACCTGCTGCTCGGCGGTGACTACAACTCGATCTATTTCGTCACCTTCCTCATCCTGGTGGTGCAGGCGATGCTGTATTTCTTCCTCGTGCGCCATCAGTTGCAGAAAGACCTGAACGAAGCGTTTTAA
- the pepF gene encoding oligoendopeptidase F, whose protein sequence is MSTNKLLTRDQVAEHEKWNLEAMYATNDAWEADFKKVQELLPEVANFRGRLGEGASTLLEWMRLNEKIGLTFDNVFVYAHMRYHQNTGDSFYQGLSDRASMLAAEVSSELSFVNPELLGLPDGTLERFMEENEDLRLYKMVFTRLLREKEHVLTPEVEEVLAKVAEIAEAPGSIFSMFSNADLKMPSVQDSEGNEHEVNEGRYRNLLESKDRVLRERAFKSLFGAYGQFRNMLGATYNNNVKKNVFYAKTRHYNTTLEAALSGDNVSVDVYNNLIQANHDNLPHLHRYLELRKKVLGLDELHYYDFFVPMVESVDMTIPWEQGKAMSLDALQPLGEEYVTTVQRAFDERWVDVFPNVGKRTGAYSWGTYTSDPYLFLNYTDTLDDVFTTVHELGHSLHSYYTMKSQPFVYGNYTIFVAEVASTLNENLLLSKMLREETDKKKRMYLLTHSLDQYRSTMFRQTMFAEFEKIVHGLVEEGQPLNADLLSQIYLDLNIKYYGPVLKVDDELKNEWARIPHFYDAFYVYKYATGFAAAAALARQIQEEGAPAVERYLNFLTKGSSEDPLDLLKGAGVDMSSPQPIHDSFKVFVERLDELEKLINEQ, encoded by the coding sequence TTGTCGACCAACAAACTGTTGACCCGCGATCAAGTTGCGGAACATGAAAAATGGAACCTGGAAGCGATGTACGCGACCAACGATGCGTGGGAAGCTGATTTCAAAAAAGTGCAGGAACTGCTGCCGGAAGTGGCGAATTTCCGCGGCCGTCTGGGCGAAGGGGCATCCACCTTGCTCGAATGGATGCGCTTGAATGAAAAGATCGGACTGACCTTCGACAACGTCTTCGTCTATGCGCACATGCGCTACCATCAAAACACCGGCGACTCCTTCTACCAAGGGCTCTCCGATCGCGCGTCGATGCTGGCCGCCGAAGTGTCGAGCGAGCTGTCTTTCGTCAACCCGGAGCTGCTCGGCTTGCCGGACGGCACCCTTGAGCGCTTCATGGAAGAAAACGAAGACCTGCGCCTGTACAAGATGGTCTTCACTCGCCTGCTTCGCGAAAAAGAGCACGTGCTGACTCCGGAAGTGGAAGAAGTGCTGGCCAAAGTCGCCGAGATCGCCGAAGCGCCGGGCTCGATCTTCTCGATGTTCTCCAACGCGGACCTGAAAATGCCGTCCGTGCAGGACTCGGAAGGCAATGAGCATGAAGTCAACGAAGGCCGCTACCGCAATCTGCTCGAATCGAAAGACCGCGTGCTGCGCGAGCGTGCGTTCAAGTCGCTGTTTGGCGCATACGGCCAGTTCCGCAACATGCTCGGCGCGACTTACAACAACAATGTCAAGAAAAACGTCTTCTACGCGAAGACGCGCCATTATAACACCACACTGGAAGCGGCGTTGTCGGGCGACAACGTGTCGGTGGACGTGTACAACAACTTGATCCAAGCCAACCACGACAACCTGCCGCACCTGCACCGCTACCTCGAACTGCGCAAGAAGGTGCTCGGCCTCGACGAGCTCCACTACTACGACTTCTTCGTGCCGATGGTCGAGTCGGTCGACATGACGATCCCGTGGGAACAAGGCAAGGCGATGTCCCTCGACGCGCTGCAGCCGCTGGGCGAAGAGTATGTCACCACCGTCCAGCGCGCATTTGATGAGCGCTGGGTCGACGTCTTCCCGAACGTTGGCAAGCGCACCGGCGCTTACTCCTGGGGCACCTACACGTCCGATCCGTATCTGTTCCTGAACTACACCGATACGCTCGATGACGTGTTCACCACCGTGCACGAACTGGGCCACTCCCTGCACTCCTACTACACGATGAAGTCTCAGCCGTTCGTCTACGGCAACTACACGATCTTCGTCGCCGAAGTCGCTTCGACGTTGAACGAGAACCTGCTGCTCTCCAAGATGCTGCGCGAGGAGACCGACAAGAAGAAGCGCATGTACCTGCTGACGCATTCGCTCGACCAATACCGTTCGACGATGTTCCGTCAAACGATGTTCGCCGAGTTCGAGAAGATCGTGCACGGCCTCGTCGAAGAAGGGCAGCCGCTCAACGCCGACCTGCTGTCGCAAATCTACCTCGACCTGAACATCAAGTACTACGGTCCGGTCTTGAAGGTTGACGACGAGTTGAAAAACGAATGGGCGCGCATCCCGCACTTCTACGATGCGTTCTACGTCTACAAGTACGCGACCGGCTTCGCAGCCGCAGCCGCACTGGCTCGTCAGATCCAAGAGGAAGGCGCTCCGGCGGTGGAACGCTATCTGAACTTCCTCACGAAAGGCTCGTCGGAAGATCCGCTCGACCTGCTCAAAGGCGCAGGCGTCGACATGTCCTCCCCGCAGCCGATCCACGACTCGTTCAAAGTGTTTGTCGAGCGTCTGGACGAACTGGAAAAGCTGATCAACGAACAATAA
- a CDS encoding DUF3906 family protein: MFLYRLEAKGKGFPDSQVIVFAEDEEKAFAAGEALLEKNALGLITIDEFAIMEKKRPEKGSGYVVEAN; encoded by the coding sequence ATGTTCTTGTACCGTCTCGAAGCCAAAGGGAAAGGATTCCCTGATTCACAAGTGATTGTATTCGCCGAAGATGAGGAGAAAGCGTTTGCCGCGGGAGAAGCTCTGCTCGAGAAGAACGCCTTGGGCCTGATCACGATCGACGAGTTTGCCATCATGGAGAAAAAGCGGCCGGAAAAAGGCTCCGGCTATGTGGTGGAAGCGAACTGA
- a CDS encoding MFS transporter, which yields MEPQIQRGTARNAGLFFSLPILAWAMYDLANTIFSMNIVSRYFPLFVTETLGQEDIMFSAAVSISMIFIALLSPLFGVLIDVRQKKRPYLITFTLLSILATGAIGVVGQMLGTHPSILYVGLGLFILANFAYNASLIFYNAQITDLGSRAEMGRISGFGVALGYVGTIIGLLAITPFVTGGVPDWVSTLLYLAPVEPGMEGGVNLNAFVPTALMFLVFSLPLFFLVKDRRTAAVDGQAFQGSIIKEGYSRVWRTFKSAREYKGLFRFLIAYFFFTDAINTVIAFMSVYAQGVMGLSASQLTLFLLVATAFAVVGSFIMGFVTDKIGSKRSIYVVLWLWVVALIIASVANTMPLFWVTGILIGIGMGSTWVSTRTLIVELSPVEKRGEFFGLFSLSGKVSAIVGPMVWGVITYLLRDYGDLGSRIAILSLLLFVLIGMWLMRKVPDGSKELV from the coding sequence ATGGAACCGCAGATTCAACGCGGCACCGCCCGCAACGCCGGTCTGTTTTTCTCCTTGCCGATTCTGGCTTGGGCCATGTACGACCTCGCCAACACGATCTTCTCGATGAACATCGTCTCCCGCTATTTCCCGCTGTTTGTAACCGAAACGCTGGGCCAGGAAGACATCATGTTCTCGGCGGCGGTGTCGATCTCGATGATCTTCATCGCGCTGCTCTCGCCTTTGTTCGGCGTGCTGATCGATGTGCGGCAAAAAAAGCGTCCCTATCTGATCACCTTTACCTTGCTGTCCATTCTGGCCACAGGTGCCATCGGAGTAGTCGGGCAGATGCTTGGCACTCATCCTTCCATCTTATATGTAGGATTGGGACTTTTTATCCTCGCGAACTTCGCGTATAACGCTTCGCTGATCTTCTACAACGCGCAGATCACCGACCTCGGCTCCCGGGCGGAGATGGGGCGCATCTCCGGCTTTGGCGTGGCGCTTGGCTATGTCGGGACGATCATCGGGCTGCTCGCGATCACCCCGTTCGTCACCGGCGGCGTGCCGGACTGGGTGTCAACGCTGCTCTATCTGGCGCCGGTCGAACCGGGGATGGAAGGCGGCGTGAACCTGAACGCCTTTGTGCCGACCGCCTTGATGTTCCTCGTGTTCTCGCTGCCCTTGTTCTTCCTCGTCAAAGACCGCCGCACTGCTGCGGTGGACGGGCAGGCGTTTCAGGGTTCAATTATCAAGGAAGGCTACAGCCGCGTCTGGCGGACGTTCAAGTCGGCGCGAGAGTACAAAGGGCTGTTCCGCTTTTTGATCGCCTACTTCTTCTTCACCGATGCGATCAACACGGTGATCGCCTTCATGTCGGTCTATGCGCAAGGCGTGATGGGCTTGTCGGCATCGCAGTTGACCCTGTTTTTGCTGGTCGCGACGGCGTTTGCGGTGGTCGGGTCGTTCATCATGGGCTTTGTGACCGACAAGATCGGCTCGAAGCGCTCGATCTACGTCGTGCTCTGGCTGTGGGTGGTGGCGCTGATCATCGCCTCGGTGGCGAACACGATGCCGCTGTTCTGGGTGACCGGCATCCTGATCGGGATCGGCATGGGTTCAACGTGGGTCTCGACGCGCACCTTGATCGTCGAGCTCTCCCCGGTCGAGAAGCGCGGCGAGTTCTTCGGCCTCTTCTCGCTCTCCGGCAAAGTCTCGGCGATCGTCGGTCCGATGGTCTGGGGCGTGATCACCTACCTGCTCCGCGACTACGGCGACCTCGGCTCCCGTATCGCGATCCTCTCCCTGCTTCTGTTCGTCCTGATCGGCATGTGGCTGATGCGCAAGGTGCCGGACGGTTCGAAGGAATTGGTCTGA
- a CDS encoding DUF6232 family protein, with protein MEQIYFEDKIGETDVLLSDKRFKIGTKTFVAEQVTTVDLKKQVTRKNVLFYYLLVFLGSFLAMRESLFTYAIPESLRITGFVIATVCILAIWLLGRKQIDYTVRVGSSSGVVDVYMTRNARSAMQLLEEMNLVVSNREQEQG; from the coding sequence ATGGAACAAATCTATTTTGAAGACAAGATCGGCGAAACGGATGTCTTGCTTTCAGATAAACGCTTCAAGATTGGCACGAAAACGTTCGTTGCCGAGCAAGTGACCACTGTGGACTTGAAGAAACAGGTCACGCGGAAGAACGTGCTGTTTTATTATCTCCTGGTATTTCTGGGATCGTTTCTTGCCATGCGGGAGAGTCTGTTCACCTATGCAATCCCTGAATCTCTGCGCATCACCGGCTTTGTGATCGCGACCGTGTGCATCCTCGCCATCTGGCTGCTCGGACGCAAGCAGATCGACTATACGGTGCGCGTTGGCAGCTCCTCAGGCGTTGTCGATGTGTACATGACCCGGAATGCAAGAAGTGCTATGCAATTGCTTGAAGAGATGAATCTGGTGGTGTCCAATCGCGAACAGGAGCAGGGCTAG
- the plsY gene encoding glycerol-3-phosphate 1-O-acyltransferase PlsY: MTVLWLLIISYLLGSIPTALIVGKLGYGVDIRTVGSGNLGGTNTFRSLGFTAGLIVTVIDVLKGTAAAALPYTMNVDLHPMIAGLPAVVGHCFPIFAGFRGGKAVATSAGVLLLVSPLCFAVAAVGFFGSLYLSKYVSLASILAVIFAHTYAIFYGDKILSIVTFALVVFILWMHRANIERIVNGSERKISWM, from the coding sequence ATGACAGTGTTATGGTTACTGATCATCAGCTATCTTCTCGGTTCGATCCCAACCGCCTTGATCGTCGGCAAGCTGGGCTACGGCGTCGACATCCGCACCGTAGGCAGCGGCAATCTGGGCGGCACGAACACCTTCCGGTCGCTCGGCTTCACGGCAGGGCTGATCGTGACGGTGATCGACGTGTTGAAAGGGACGGCCGCTGCGGCGTTGCCGTATACGATGAACGTCGATCTGCACCCGATGATCGCAGGTCTTCCCGCCGTGGTCGGGCACTGCTTCCCGATCTTTGCCGGCTTCCGCGGCGGCAAAGCGGTGGCGACGTCGGCAGGCGTCCTGCTGCTGGTCAGCCCGCTGTGCTTCGCTGTGGCGGCGGTCGGCTTCTTTGGAAGCTTGTATCTGTCCAAGTACGTCTCGCTGGCCTCGATCCTGGCCGTGATCTTCGCCCATACTTATGCGATCTTCTACGGTGACAAGATCCTCTCCATCGTCACCTTCGCCCTCGTCGTCTTCATCCTCTGGATGCACCGCGCCAACATTGAGCGGATTGTGAACGGCTCCGAGCGAAAGATCTCGTGGATGTAG
- a CDS encoding C40 family peptidase has product MENWKKGLVIGLFSSMLLEQHAVAASVGLKRADATVQHRTGLAMPLLALQEVPPYPAATAKIEELWQERAALAWQPFVPAPEADVSEGIASRLVLAELDVHEIGEQEEAEEAVLADAQLPKLASRSGVKLPPLVPPNMQEAVAERPAPAQEVQPQAPQGSQPVSSPAPTLQPGSGAVAPQGGKAVAVAMQYQGVPYRYGGTTPGGFDCSGFIQFVYQQLGVELPRTTYAQLGAGVQVSQANLQPGDLIFFSCGGVATSHAGIYIGNGQFIHADADRGIMVAALDNPYWSGVYQTAVRI; this is encoded by the coding sequence ATGGAGAATTGGAAAAAAGGTCTGGTCATCGGTCTCTTCTCGTCCATGCTGCTTGAGCAGCACGCCGTCGCGGCCAGCGTCGGGCTGAAGCGCGCAGATGCCACGGTGCAGCACAGGACCGGGCTGGCGATGCCGTTGCTGGCTCTGCAAGAGGTCCCGCCGTATCCGGCGGCGACGGCAAAGATTGAAGAGCTTTGGCAAGAGCGGGCGGCCCTGGCGTGGCAGCCGTTTGTGCCCGCTCCGGAGGCGGACGTGTCAGAAGGGATTGCCAGCCGGTTGGTGCTGGCCGAGCTGGATGTTCACGAGATCGGGGAGCAGGAGGAAGCTGAGGAAGCGGTGCTCGCCGACGCGCAGCTGCCGAAGCTGGCGAGCCGCAGCGGGGTGAAGTTGCCGCCTTTGGTGCCGCCGAACATGCAGGAAGCGGTCGCGGAGCGGCCAGCGCCTGCGCAGGAGGTGCAGCCGCAAGCTCCGCAGGGCAGTCAGCCGGTGAGCAGTCCGGCGCCGACGCTGCAGCCCGGTTCGGGAGCGGTCGCGCCGCAGGGCGGCAAGGCGGTGGCAGTGGCGATGCAGTACCAGGGCGTGCCGTATCGATACGGGGGCACGACGCCTGGTGGATTTGATTGTTCCGGCTTTATCCAATTCGTTTATCAGCAGTTGGGCGTCGAGCTGCCCCGTACAACGTATGCGCAGCTGGGCGCGGGGGTGCAGGTCTCGCAGGCGAATTTGCAGCCGGGCGACCTGATTTTCTTCTCCTGCGGCGGTGTGGCGACGTCGCATGCGGGAATTTACATCGGCAACGGGCAGTTCATCCATGCGGATGCGGACCGCGGGATCATGGTGGCAGCGCTCGACAATCCGTACTGGTCGGGCGTATACCAGACGGCGGTGCGCATCTGA
- a CDS encoding GNAT family N-acetyltransferase: MIRGATAEDRAAIQRLYEHLCPEEPVRVIASRIEAISEDPHHFLLVHETDGMVDGSVFVNFCPDPMFGTLPYAVVENLIVDPEQRGNGIGRRLMAEVDNLAREQRATKIMLNSRKHRQDAHLFFVKQGYDGDVSCAFKKSMVTK; encoded by the coding sequence TTGATTCGAGGAGCCACCGCCGAGGACAGAGCGGCTATCCAGCGACTGTATGAACACCTGTGCCCGGAGGAACCGGTTCGCGTGATCGCGTCCCGCATCGAAGCGATTTCTGAAGACCCGCACCATTTTCTCCTCGTGCATGAGACGGACGGTATGGTGGATGGCAGCGTGTTTGTCAACTTTTGCCCGGACCCGATGTTTGGCACGCTTCCGTACGCCGTGGTGGAGAATCTGATCGTCGACCCGGAGCAGCGGGGGAACGGCATCGGCCGACGCCTGATGGCAGAGGTCGACAACCTGGCGCGTGAGCAGCGGGCGACGAAGATCATGCTGAACAGCCGGAAGCATCGTCAGGATGCACACCTGTTTTTTGTGAAGCAAGGGTATGACGGCGACGTTTCCTGCGCGTTTAAGAAGAGTATGGTCACCAAGTAA
- the greA gene encoding transcription elongation factor GreA: MSDKEVFLTREGLMKLEEELDFLKSSKRKEVAERIKIAVSYGDLSENAEYDAAKDEQAFVESRIVQLEKMMRNVRIIEPGGDDKSMVAIGSTVKLKELPDGDFETYTIVGSTESDPFDGKISNESPIGSAVIGRTVGDKITVNTPGGQIEFEVVEIV; this comes from the coding sequence ATGAGCGACAAAGAGGTATTTCTGACCCGCGAAGGGCTCATGAAATTAGAGGAAGAACTGGATTTTCTGAAAAGCAGCAAGCGCAAAGAAGTTGCGGAACGGATCAAGATCGCAGTTTCTTATGGTGACTTGAGTGAAAACGCAGAATATGATGCAGCTAAAGATGAGCAGGCGTTCGTCGAATCGCGCATCGTGCAGCTGGAGAAAATGATGCGCAACGTGCGGATCATCGAGCCGGGTGGCGATGACAAGTCGATGGTTGCGATCGGTTCGACTGTCAAGCTGAAAGAATTGCCGGACGGCGATTTTGAAACCTATACGATTGTTGGTTCCACCGAATCTGATCCGTTTGACGGCAAGATTTCCAACGAATCTCCGATCGGGTCGGCGGTGATCGGGCGCACTGTCGGCGACAAGATCACGGTCAACACGCCGGGCGGCCAGATCGAATTCGAAGTTGTCGAGATCGTTTAG
- a CDS encoding GNAT family N-acetyltransferase: protein MNSLIDVTLRPMRVPDDYEAVARLMQTTADDLAQGDRQTPKADLPKVDEHGRICGFYRTRIVAVDLADRVVGYVASWRAPWAVPGTLGSHLVVDPNLRGQGIGTKLWEHLADWSEGLAAHVLYAEIAETDRAAVSFAQQHGFAVDRHLFQSRLELAAGAEVPFAESVERALTGGIRFVTGAAVWETVSQAALYELFALTCRDNPAMLTPPTFDEWQEAVRACPPQYLFLALDGGRPVGLTQQLPLEDGGLYNEYTGVDPAYRGRGIALALKVLLLAEAKRGGVTYLLTDNDAENHPMLAVNRKLGYAAAPGTYRMIKLLRQEVENETMFV from the coding sequence ATGAATTCATTGATCGATGTGACGTTGCGCCCGATGCGTGTGCCTGATGATTACGAGGCGGTGGCCCGCCTGATGCAAACGACTGCCGACGATTTGGCTCAAGGGGACCGGCAGACCCCGAAAGCGGACTTGCCGAAGGTGGATGAACACGGACGGATCTGCGGCTTTTACCGCACGCGCATAGTGGCGGTAGACCTTGCAGACCGAGTGGTCGGCTATGTGGCGTCATGGCGTGCGCCGTGGGCGGTGCCGGGGACGCTGGGCAGCCATCTGGTGGTCGACCCGAATCTGCGCGGCCAAGGGATCGGAACGAAGCTGTGGGAACATCTGGCCGACTGGAGCGAGGGGCTCGCAGCACACGTTTTGTATGCGGAAATTGCAGAGACCGACCGCGCTGCGGTCTCGTTCGCGCAACAGCACGGCTTTGCGGTCGACCGCCATCTGTTCCAGTCGCGGCTGGAGTTGGCGGCCGGTGCGGAAGTGCCTTTTGCCGAGAGCGTGGAGCGGGCTCTCACAGGCGGTATCCGCTTCGTGACGGGTGCGGCCGTCTGGGAAACGGTGTCCCAAGCGGCCTTGTACGAGCTGTTTGCTTTGACCTGCCGCGACAACCCGGCGATGCTGACCCCGCCGACGTTCGACGAGTGGCAGGAAGCGGTGCGGGCTTGTCCGCCGCAGTATCTGTTCCTCGCGCTGGACGGCGGCCGTCCGGTCGGGCTGACGCAGCAGCTGCCGTTGGAAGATGGCGGGCTGTATAACGAATACACGGGCGTCGACCCGGCGTATCGCGGCCGGGGGATCGCTCTGGCGCTGAAAGTGCTCTTGCTGGCGGAGGCGAAGCGGGGCGGAGTGACCTATCTGCTCACCGACAACGACGCAGAGAACCATCCGATGCTCGCCGTCAACCGCAAGCTCGGCTATGCAGCTGCGCCCGGAACGTACCGGATGATCAAGCTGCTGCGCCAAGAAGTGGAGAATGAAACAATGTTTGTCTAG